In uncultured Cohaesibacter sp., a genomic segment contains:
- a CDS encoding phosphoribosylformylglycinamidine synthase-associated small membrane protein: MSDTDGTDTVATSHEPEAFPARQSQSHREQAPEARYNQKEEAAKAIRFMLIKAAIFILIPVFASALAIFILL, translated from the coding sequence ATGAGCGACACCGACGGAACCGACACCGTGGCCACATCGCATGAGCCCGAAGCCTTTCCCGCCAGACAGAGCCAGTCCCACAGAGAACAGGCTCCAGAAGCCCGCTACAATCAGAAAGAGGAAGCTGCCAAGGCCATTCGCTTCATGCTGATAAAGGCCGCAATCTTCATTCTGATCCCGGTATTCGCCTCCGCCCTAGCCATATTTATCCTCTTGTAA
- the purL gene encoding phosphoribosylformylglycinamidine synthase subunit PurL: MSKNEPKITPELIAAHGLKPEEYDHILELIGREPTFTEFGIFSAMWNEHCSYKSSKKWLRTLPTKGPRVLQGPGENAGVVDIDDGQTVVFKMESHNHPSYIEPYQGAATGVGGILRDVFTMGARPVAAMNSLRFGVPEHERTRHVLSGVVAGVGGYGNSFGVPTVGGEVNFHASYNGNCLVNAFAAGLADADKIFLSEAKGVGMPVVYLGAKTGRDGVGGATMASAEFDDDSEEKRPTVQVGDPFSEKRLMEATLELMKTGAVIAIQDMGAAGLTCSAVEMGAKGNLGIDLDLNKVPVREENMTPYEMMLSESQERMLMVLHPEKREAAEAVFRKWELDFAEVGETTDTLRFRIYHDGEMVADLPIKELGDEAPEYDRPWVETPKPAKLDNASVKAPADLMESLLAMVGSKNLSSRRWVWEQYDTMIQGNTKQRPGGDAGVIRVDGTKKGLAFTVDVTPRFCKADPFEGGKQAVAEAWRNLNAVGAEPLATTDNLNFGNPEKPEIMGQFVGCIKGVGAACEALDMPIVSGNVSLYNETSGEAILPTPAIGAVGLLPDVSIAAGNGFVAEGDAILLIGGHGTEMGQSSYLFELFGREEGAPPAVDLELEKKNGSFVREAIRAGEINAAHDISDGGLGVAVAEMAIRSGLGCTIALPADDPHISFYAEDQARYLITCSRDGVDAVMAKAKAAGILIEQIGSVAGDALNVTGSGSVSVAKLKNAHESWFPAYMTR, encoded by the coding sequence ATGAGCAAGAATGAACCAAAGATCACTCCGGAGCTGATCGCCGCTCATGGCCTGAAACCCGAAGAATATGACCATATTCTCGAGCTGATCGGGCGCGAGCCGACCTTCACCGAATTCGGCATCTTCTCGGCCATGTGGAACGAGCATTGCTCCTACAAGTCATCCAAGAAATGGCTCCGCACCCTGCCGACCAAAGGCCCGCGCGTGTTGCAGGGCCCGGGCGAGAATGCCGGTGTGGTCGATATCGATGATGGCCAGACCGTCGTCTTCAAGATGGAGAGCCACAACCACCCCTCCTATATCGAGCCCTATCAGGGCGCAGCCACCGGCGTTGGCGGCATCCTGCGCGATGTCTTCACCATGGGTGCCCGCCCTGTTGCGGCGATGAACTCCCTGCGCTTCGGTGTGCCTGAACATGAGCGCACCCGCCATGTGCTCTCCGGCGTTGTTGCCGGCGTTGGCGGCTATGGCAACAGCTTCGGCGTACCGACCGTTGGCGGCGAGGTCAATTTCCACGCCTCCTACAATGGCAACTGCCTTGTCAACGCCTTTGCCGCAGGCCTTGCCGATGCGGACAAGATCTTCCTTTCCGAGGCCAAGGGCGTCGGCATGCCGGTCGTCTATCTTGGTGCCAAGACAGGCCGCGACGGTGTTGGCGGGGCAACCATGGCCTCGGCCGAATTCGACGATGACAGCGAAGAGAAGCGTCCTACCGTTCAGGTTGGCGACCCCTTCAGCGAAAAGCGCCTGATGGAAGCCACCCTTGAGCTGATGAAAACCGGCGCGGTTATCGCCATTCAGGATATGGGCGCAGCAGGCCTCACCTGCTCTGCGGTTGAAATGGGCGCCAAGGGCAATCTCGGCATCGATCTGGATCTCAACAAGGTTCCGGTGCGCGAAGAGAATATGACCCCTTATGAAATGATGCTGTCGGAATCTCAGGAGCGCATGCTGATGGTGCTGCATCCTGAAAAACGCGAAGCAGCTGAAGCGGTGTTCCGCAAATGGGAGCTTGATTTTGCCGAAGTCGGCGAAACCACCGACACCCTGCGCTTCCGCATCTATCATGATGGCGAAATGGTTGCCGACCTGCCGATCAAGGAACTGGGCGACGAGGCCCCCGAATATGATCGCCCATGGGTCGAAACACCAAAGCCGGCAAAGCTCGACAATGCCAGCGTAAAAGCCCCCGCAGATCTGATGGAAAGCCTCCTCGCCATGGTAGGCTCCAAGAATCTCTCCTCCCGTCGCTGGGTCTGGGAGCAGTATGACACCATGATTCAGGGCAACACCAAGCAACGCCCGGGCGGCGATGCCGGTGTGATCCGCGTCGATGGCACGAAAAAGGGCCTCGCCTTCACCGTCGACGTGACGCCACGCTTCTGCAAGGCCGATCCGTTCGAGGGTGGCAAGCAGGCCGTGGCCGAAGCCTGGCGCAACCTCAATGCCGTTGGTGCCGAACCCCTCGCCACCACCGACAACCTCAATTTCGGCAACCCGGAAAAGCCGGAAATCATGGGCCAGTTCGTTGGCTGCATCAAGGGCGTGGGCGCAGCCTGCGAAGCCCTCGACATGCCGATCGTATCGGGCAACGTCTCGCTCTATAACGAAACCTCCGGCGAAGCCATTCTGCCCACCCCGGCCATTGGCGCCGTCGGCCTGTTGCCTGACGTCTCCATCGCCGCAGGCAACGGCTTTGTTGCAGAAGGCGATGCCATCCTGCTGATTGGCGGTCATGGCACGGAAATGGGCCAGAGCAGCTATCTCTTCGAACTTTTCGGCCGCGAGGAAGGGGCTCCTCCTGCAGTGGATCTGGAACTGGAAAAGAAAAACGGCAGCTTCGTCCGTGAAGCCATCCGCGCCGGTGAAATCAATGCCGCTCATGACATTTCCGATGGCGGCCTCGGGGTCGCTGTCGCCGAAATGGCGATCCGTTCCGGGCTGGGCTGCACCATTGCATTGCCTGCTGACGATCCCCACATCTCATTCTATGCGGAAGATCAGGCTCGTTACCTGATCACCTGCTCCAGGGATGGTGTGGATGCTGTCATGGCAAAGGCCAAGGCCGCAGGCATTCTTATTGAACAGATCGGCTCTGTCGCCGGAGACGCTC
- the purQ gene encoding phosphoribosylformylglycinamidine synthase subunit PurQ yields the protein MKTAILVFPGTNREHDMAAAVRSVSGKDPMMVWHAETEIPQADLIILPGGFSYGDYLRSGAIAARSPIVADLLEKAKQGVRILGVCNGFQILTETGILPGALMRNAGLTFICKETLLRVEREDTIFTSRYAKGQVMRCPVAHHDGNFFADDDTLKMLEDDGRVLFRYCDATGEATPEANINGSRNNIAGIMNARGTILGMMPHPENLIEDLHGGLDGRGLFESLLEKVA from the coding sequence ATGAAAACTGCGATCCTCGTATTCCCCGGAACCAACCGTGAGCATGACATGGCCGCTGCCGTGCGCTCCGTTTCCGGCAAGGACCCGATGATGGTCTGGCATGCCGAGACCGAAATTCCTCAAGCCGACCTGATCATTCTGCCCGGCGGCTTTTCCTATGGTGACTATCTGCGCTCTGGTGCCATCGCGGCCCGCTCGCCCATCGTCGCCGACCTTCTGGAAAAGGCCAAACAGGGCGTGCGCATTCTGGGCGTCTGCAACGGCTTCCAGATCCTCACCGAAACCGGCATCCTGCCCGGCGCGCTGATGCGCAATGCTGGCCTCACCTTCATCTGCAAGGAAACCCTGCTGCGAGTTGAGCGCGAGGATACCATCTTCACCAGCCGCTATGCCAAGGGTCAGGTGATGCGCTGCCCGGTGGCCCATCATGACGGCAACTTCTTCGCCGATGACGACACCCTGAAGATGCTCGAAGATGACGGCCGCGTCCTGTTCCGCTATTGCGATGCCACCGGCGAAGCAACACCAGAGGCCAATATCAACGGCTCGCGCAACAATATCGCAGGCATCATGAATGCCCGTGGCACCATCCTTGGCATGATGCCGCATCCTGAAAACCTGATCGAAGACCTGCATGGCGGCCTTGACGGTCGCGGCCTGTTTGAAAGCCTGTTGGAGAAGGTAGCATGA